In Phaseolus vulgaris cultivar G19833 chromosome 3, P. vulgaris v2.0, whole genome shotgun sequence, the sequence TCGTTGTGAAAAGGAACCAATAGGGGTCGACAATGAAGAGTATGATAGTCCAAAAGAAGAAGTTCACCATTGTTCAATGTAGAAGAGTTATCTTTAGGCCtatattctttttattaaacTTATATCACTTTCTATGTCGTCTCTCCAATGACATATTAAGTAGACTTTCTAGGTTAGTTACTTAACCTACATGTAAAGTGCAAACTTTTTATATCTTTTggatttatataatttatacaatcAACATAAAACATTCTTAGAACAACGTTGATAACTTGAAATCCAACACCAACTAAGTCAAtcaaaaaacaataaaaatagtcCATAGAAAACATACATATAAcaataatatgataaaaatataaagctTGCTTCAATTTGTTAAATTCGTATACTCATACACATTATATTAGAACTTGAAGTGTGAGTTGAAAGTATCATATTAGGTATGaacaatatataaaatgaaagaGACGCAAACTCATGATTTTAAGGTTTTGGGTTAGGGGTGATATTTTGATATCTTATATGAATTTACTTATAATTTAttggttttgaatttttttggtgtttctccTTAAAAAACTCCACAAATGGTTTTAGGGTCATATTTATTTTGGTGACTAACTCAAAAGTCTTCTTGATATGAACTTCACAATTACATTATTTATAATGCAAGGATCAAATGGAGATAACAACAAGTTGTGATGGATGTGAGTTTGACTATGCTCATCCTCGAAATAAACATTCATACTAATCCCTGTTCTCATACCTAATGAGTATGAAATTTAACTCACTTCATCCTTTTAGGTAATGAGTATACTCATACCCGTAATTATATTTtctcaaatattaattaaatacttGTTGTAAAAAGCTAAAAATTACAACAAAGGAAACATGATATTATTGGGATTGAATGTCAAAAGGATATGTAACATATCAAGGAATGGATTATAATTGCATAAATATCAAAATAGAGTACCAAATAATAATTGCACAAGTATAAagtaattatagaaaaaaagtaaacaattatatattattaaaatttcatgACAACTACAAATATGCATGTCTTATAAACCATTTGATTTAATAAAGTgaagtttctattttttaaaatgcaatACAACGTTTGAATGAAAGTGCGTAGAAAAATGTATGATTGAAGTTGAGATGAGAGTGAAAATACATTGAGGATGCGAGTGAAATTAAAATATCGAACAAGtctaacaattaaaaaaaacaaaaaattatgtaatgAAAGAATGATTATTCAAATGAAACAAAACTATTAAGAATTAAAGatgataacttttttatattaccTAATAAACGAAAAATCATTtagtaatttaaatttgaaacgAAGATCGGACAAATATCTatgcatcatcatcatctttatactcaattaaaaaaaaatattaatcatattcATACCTATATCCAATCAATATGAATATTCCTTTAtcaatcaaattcaaatatatttacatttaaaaatttgtttgtcATCCTTAATCAAATTTATTCTCCTTAAACACAATTAAGAAAAGCtccttaaatattattattattatagttcaAACACAAGGATCATTTCTTATCAGCCACCCAAATTCTACATTTAGTGATGTTGAAATCCATGGTAAGTGGGCCATCTCAATGGACTTCCTAACTAACTGGGCTTTTCAGCTTGGTACAGGATGACCAAGcaactatataaaaaaacaagaaGACTCTTTCTTCCTGCAACTCCATAGGTTCTTTTGCCACCccatacaaaatatgaaaatatctttttattattcttatgtCATTTTCAGAGTagttttcagattatgtaatctggacacgcatttgaaaagagacttccggattacataatctgaaagccaaaacaaactttcaaattatgtaatctggaaactAATCATACAtctgaaaaaagactttcggattatataattcgaaaGCTAATTACGAATTTGAACCCTAAATCATAAACCCTAAATTTAGAGAAAGAAACAGTGAAGAGTAGACATAGGTAAACATAGtccaaacatttaaaataaaagttttacaGATTTAATTATGCTTATCATAAgtacaatatttaattaaatcaatttgtaTACATtaaattagaataaataaattgaaaagaacCTTATATTAAATTAGAATGAAACTTTTACCTTCCTTACTTCCACAcgcagattttcttcttctataaAGAAACATTTTGTACATCACTTTCTTAACTAGCCAAAAATATCTTAATTGAAAAGAACCTTATATTACAGTTTCTATAACCATAATATAAGGGGACAAGTCCAGTGTCAGACTAACAACATGTTGATCCTCATATTACAACTTAAAATACTAATTATAGGTCTAaactataatttatatattaaaaacatttacctgttatgaattatatttgtaaaacaaattatataaaaaatatttgcccacaaaataatttaattatgtaaataaatattaatttagtctAATGTAgaagtaaatatatattattttaaatgataaaaataatgttattaatgaatttaattggtattatgttattattttaagtCCTAATAAATCAtattatctctaaaataatagaaatatttttacgttcaaatttaaatacttttaatttaatttttaattttaatttaatttttatttatattattgtatttaaaatattcactaaaaaaatcatttaattacaattaatttagagagagaaaataattagtcattacaTTAACTAagttagataattttttaactaaaatctattattaattaagaattataaaatagattctaaattgatatataatattaatgttttagctactaattattttaaattttaaattaatttttaattttaattaaaattaatttaaaatgtaaaatagttataaaatattgGTAGGAGtttataaactactttataattttttattaataataaaaattactctaaatattaataatttttttttataaaatagtatataacttaatcaatataataactaactatttttttaaattaatttttattaaaggattttcttttaataatttatcaGGAATTAGAAAAAACTAATTACAAAGACAATTTTATCTATCAATATTCATATTACCAGTAAATaaagttttaatataaaaatatgcatATTTATActattcaaaaagaaaaaaactaacttgtttcttttcattgagacaaaaatgtatttatttgtaatttatttctAAAAGTCTTGGATgagaacaaaaacaaaaataccgTATTAAATTTTTAACGCATTCAACGTTTGACTGAATgaagttataaatatttaaaaaaaacattgaatGTTCACCAACCTAAGAACTCAACTAAATTCAACTAACTAACAATACACGAGGATATATAATCTTAACGCAAAAAATGGGATTATAAAAGACGTGTTTGAGTTTAAAACATACAAAGCTATCTTATAACATATTTGGTGAGTAATTGGAAATATAACAAAAAGATAATTAAGATGACATAATAAGTTTCTTAGTAATTAAATCTATCgtctaagaaaataaaataaaaaggtaaataatggGTTTAATTTAAGAATTGAATTTAGAAGATGAATTAAGTGAAGGTTGAgaatgatgaagatgaagagagagatggagaagagaggagAGAGGTTctagaaaaaaaggaaaagtcCTCCGACATTTACTGCGTCCGATTTTTAAGTTGAGGTTACAACTTGCGCATGCTATTGCACCACCACCCATTACAAATAATATCTTTCTTATTATTCTTCCTCATGCAATAACACTATTAATACTTAATCTCTTTCTCATACTTACTTTTGCTTCTGGGTTCATTCAAGATTCTTAAAGAAATGGCTAAAAAATCTTCTTATTCATCATCGTCTACGTCTTCATGGAGGTATCTGCAACCTCGTTATTACATTAAGAGGCCTAAACGACTGGCATTGGTCCTTATCGTCTGCGTTTCACTCACATGGATACTCTATGACCGCAAATCACTCACCACCGGACACCAGGTTCTTTCATTGTCATTAACCAACAAATTTCCATTTTCATTATAAATGTCAAACATCTTTTTATGTTGCATTTAATTGTTGCTTTGTTAGAGAAAAAGTTCTGGTGTTGAAATGGATGGGAGGGGTACCATGTTGCTTCGTATTGTGGTCTCATCTCACCCATTGTTAATGTTTTCAATTTGAATAGTCTATTTGATCATTGTTATAATAATGCGTTGATTTAAGTATTTTGAAATACTGTTCtttaagctttttttttttttttctggagcTAGGATGACATTTCGAAATTAAAAGAAGAGGTTACACGCTTGCAGAATTCAGTAAGACGTGCAGATTTTTATTATCTATAGGGTTGTTTGTTAtagtttcaaaatattatttttgtgcCTTCGTTGTTGTAATTGACTTGGATTGAGTTGTTTGAAATTGCAGCTAGAAGATATAAAAGACCATATGAAAGACTCGACAGAAAGTACTGAAAAGAAGGATGAAGTCGATAAATTCACTAAGGATATTTCTGTTGAAGATGATCCTATTAGCACACAACgaagagataaaataaaagatgCCATGCTTCATGCTTGGACATCTTATGAAACGTATGCATGGGGAAGGGATGAACTTAAggtttttcattatattttcttaactttttaGTTAGTCCACTACTTGATATGACGAGTTTTATATGCTTGTTGCTTTTTTTCTTCTACCTTCCTCTTTTTATGGAGGGATTTGAGTTGTTTTAACTTTTAACAAATAAGTTAGCTAGTTAAGTTGGTTCATTAAGTTGATTTCAGAAATTGACATTCTAGTCATTTGCACAATTGTAGATGTTTTTGTTAGCAGAGTGATCAACAAGTAGATTATAACTGAGAGTAGCAAGTAAAAACTTATTATCCGTCGCATTTCTCATTACAACTACAGTAAGTTAAGATATTAATCAGACCCACACCACAACATTATTCCATCTCTTGTTCCATAGTAGAGCAAATCAAACTCTCCCCATACAAGGTAGAATAGAATAGGTTAGGTTATGATTGCAAAgctttgaaattattttcaCAAGGAGGTGGAGGCAACCCTTTTGGATAAGCCATTGAAACatataataagaagtgaaacatCATTCAAATTTTGATCACATGAAATTTTTACGCTACAAGacacaataatatatatatatatatatgcagaTTCTTTCTACAACTGAAATTCACCTATACACATTAGGAGAAGCAACAACAAAATGTGTCTGCATGTTCTTTTCTAAATccatttatgttttattatgcTATAATAGCACACAGTTTGGAATAGTCAAATTTAAACTACGCAACTAATTAGTTTGCTATTCCTTGCACAGCCACAATCAAAGAATGGTGTTGACAATTTTGGCGGTCTAGGGGCAACTTTAGTAGATTCACTCGACACATTATTTATAATGGGTCTTGATGATCAATTTAATAGAGCTAGAGAGTGAGTTGCATTTTATTTCTAGTACATTTGATTTTGCAACCCACTATGTCTTATTGAAGATGTTTTTCTAATGAGATAAATATTGCAGGTGGGTTGCTGAGTCATTGTCTTTCGACAAGAACATTGAAGTTAGTGTGTTCGAGACAACCATAAGGTTGAATTAGAAGGTTCAATCTTAGTTTTGTTGAAATACTAATTTCCTCCCCCACCTAGCAGTTGTTGTAGCTTTGTAGATTGcaacaattttttgtttctaattcaTTTTCTCTCGCTTATGTATCATTTTGGTTTAGAGTGATGGGTGGGCTTCTCAGTGCTTATGATCTCTCTGGTGACAATGTTTTCCTTGAGAAGGCTAGAGATATTGCAGATAAGTTATTGCCTGCTTGGAATACACCTTCAGGAATCCCCTATAATAGAATTAACTTGGCATCTGGCAGTACAAATAACCCTGCATGGGCGCGGGTATGTTTTCTCATCATTATCTTCATTTATTTATCTCAAGTTAATGTCATAACACAGAATCTCAGCTTTCTATCAAAATCATTTCTAATTACTCATAATTTCTCAGCtttgaggttttttttttcaatttttgtttgaCTTTATTATTTGGATCATGTTCACCTCCAACATCATTGATTGGTAAGAAATCTTTTGATTGCTTAAATGATCTTATCAGTGTCATTTATTTTGGTGTTGAAAATTTACAGTCTTTCTATAGAACTCTCATATGGCATTTGGTAACACAACATATCATACAGTGTGTTTTCTTACagatatttaattaaaagataTCAAATCTTATTTGCGACTAATTCCATCTCATTGTTACATATTGTGATTTATTGTAGATTGTTTTATGTTCTTGATTGGTCGTTATTTATTACTAGGGAAGCAGTATTCTTGCGGATTCTGGTTCCGAACAACTCGAATTTATTGCTCTCTCTCAAAGGACAAAAGACCCTAAGTACCAAGAAAATGTGACATTCTACTACTTTTATGtgtttttaactattttttggcAATACAAATTGTGAACTTTATCtgtctttttcttcatattactaaacattttttattagtaaatgTTAATCCAAACCCACACAACATTACTAAAAGTTACTAAGCATGTTGATTTCAAGAATTTCacaataatattttcataatttcaGGCAGAAAAGGTGATTAAGGAGCTTCATGAAAATTTTCCGGATGATGGCTTACTTCCTATATACCTTAATCCACTTACTGGAACTAAAACAGGTGGATCAATTACATTTGGTGCCATGGGTGACAGGTAATGATACCTATAAAATTTGCTAACATCATTATTGTTGTAATATTGTAATTTGCTAACTCATTTATGTGAGTTTTTGTCGAACTCttgatatatataataaaacaatCTTTATGAGTTGCCCTTATTCATTCATGTGCTATGTTTTTTGGGAATGTGGAACAAACTTGAGttattgattaattattttgaaatgttGCATAATGATTCTTAATATGTTAACCTACTATAAGAGATGTGTGACATTTAGAAGGAACACAATGAAGAAATTAATTTCTCAACCCTACACATTGTTTATCTTCACTTGATAGGTAGTATTATTAATTTGATAGTATGTCAAAAACAAATGTTGTAAACTAGGCTATACAGTGCTTGACATTTTTCAATCACTTCATTGTTCACATGCTTAACAAGGTTACCCATGTATATGTTGCAGCTTTTATGAGTACCTACTCAAGGCCTGGGTACAGGGAAATAAAACTGAAGTTGTGACATTTTACAGGTAATGAGCTTTAAATGTtggaaaattaaataattttattacctCTGTAAGAAACTGTTCACCATTTACATATTTTGTTATCATGAGCTTTTGAAAGAAGCCAAAAGTATTATGAAATACCTCTCATCCATAATACATATTTTACAAAGCACACATTTAGCAGACTCTTCTCAACACTACTTTAATATGAAAGTTCAGATTTTGAGTTAAGAGACATATATAGAACCATATGTTAAACGTGTAAGCTAATGGTGGATCAGGGAAATGTGGGACAAATCAATGATAGGCCTTGAAAGCTTGATTAAAAAGTCAACACCTTC encodes:
- the LOC137805888 gene encoding mannosyl-oligosaccharide 1,2-alpha-mannosidase MNS1-like; translated protein: MAKKSSYSSSSTSSWRYLQPRYYIKRPKRLALVLIVCVSLTWILYDRKSLTTGHQDDISKLKEEVTRLQNSLEDIKDHMKDSTESTEKKDEVDKFTKDISVEDDPISTQRRDKIKDAMLHAWTSYETYAWGRDELKPQSKNGVDNFGGLGATLVDSLDTLFIMGLDDQFNRAREWVAESLSFDKNIEVSVFETTIRVMGGLLSAYDLSGDNVFLEKARDIADKLLPAWNTPSGIPYNRINLASGSTNNPAWARGSSILADSGSEQLEFIALSQRTKDPKYQENAEKVIKELHENFPDDGLLPIYLNPLTGTKTGGSITFGAMGDSFYEYLLKAWVQGNKTEVVTFYREMWDKSMIGLESLIKKSTPSSFVYISERLGNAVYDKMDELACFVPGMLALGSSNSGPGEAEKYISLAEELVWTCYNFYQSTPTKLAGENYYFRNGEDMTVGTSWNIQRPETIESLFYLWRFTGNKTYQEWGWDIFQAFENNSRMETGYVGLKDVTTGTKDNMMQSYFLSETLKYLYLLFSPSSVISLDEWVFNTEAHPLRIMTRISNEESGDPEEVVPRHLHGRKEGRIEYK